A genome region from Physeter macrocephalus isolate SW-GA chromosome 4, ASM283717v5, whole genome shotgun sequence includes the following:
- the SMIM42 gene encoding LOW QUALITY PROTEIN: small integral membrane protein 42 (The sequence of the model RefSeq protein was modified relative to this genomic sequence to represent the inferred CDS: substituted 1 base at 1 genomic stop codon): protein MEVSGQEPSDLFEKSISYPQLPAFSWDKGTLTTAISDPAYLVKVLSFISLLMTLLILVWKVTXDKGNKNREPDQRKEATLLA, encoded by the exons ATGGAAGTTTCTGGACAGGAACCTTCAG ATCTCTTTGAGAAATCTATTTCTTACCCACAACTTCCAGCCTTCTCATGGGACAAAGGTACACTCACCACTGCCATATCTGATCCTGCTTACCTAGTAAAAGTTCTCTCCTTCATTTCACTCCTGATGACTCTACTCATCCTGGTCTGGAAAGTAACCTAAGACAAAGGCAATAAGAACAGAGAACCAGACCAAAGAAAGGAGGCAACACTGCTGGCATGA